Part of the Paracoccus sp. MC1862 genome, CTCGTCGCAACTGCCAGCCAAGTCAGGGACGAGGAACAAGGGATGCAGGGAAAGCGCGTTCTGCTGATCGTGGGGGGCGGCATCGCCGCCTTCAAGATCCCCGAGCTTGTGCGGCTGCTGAAAGGCGCAGGCATGGGCGTCGCCACGGTTCTGACTGAAGGAGGCGCGCAGTTCGTGACGCCCCTGACGCTGTCGGCCTTGTCGAACGAGGTCTGCCACACCGCCCTATGGGACCTGACCCGCGAGGCCGAGATGGGGCATATCCAGTTGTCGCGATCCGCCGATCTGGTGGTGGTGGCGCCGGCGACCGCCGACCTGATGGCGAAGATGGCGGGGGGGCACGCGGACGACCTTGCCTCGACCCTGCTGATGGCGACCGACAAGCGGGTGCTGATCGCGCCCGCCATGAACGTGCGGATGTGGGAGCATCCGGCGACGCAGCGCAACCGCGTGGCGCTGGACAGCGACGGGGTGCTGTTCGTCGGTCCCGACGAGGGCGACATGGCCTGCGGCGAATGGGGCGAGGGCCGGATGGCCGAGCCGGAGGCGATTTTCGATGCGATCCGCAATGCGCTGGAGGATGCGGATGCCGAGCGGCCGCTGCGGCTGACGGGGGTGCTGCGGCTTCCGCCCGAGGCGGTCGTGGTGCCGGGTCTGACGGCGGGGCCGCTGACGGGGCGGCATGTCGTCGTCACCTCGGGGCCGACGCATGAGCCGATCGACCCGGTGCGCTATATCGCGAACCGATCCTCGGGGGCACAGGGCACAGCCGTTGCGGCGGGTTTGCGCGATCTGGGCGCGCGCGTGACCTTTGTGACGGGACCGGCGAGCGTGCCGCCGCCTGCGGGGGTGCAGGTGGTGCGGGTGGAAACCGCGGCAGAGATGCGCGCCGCGGTCGAGGCGGCTCTGCCCGCCGATGCGGCGGTGATGGCGGCGGCGGTGGCCGACTGGCGGGTGACCAGCCCCTCGGACCGCAAGATCAAGAAGGACGGCTCGGGCCGTCCGCCGGCGCTTGAGATGGCCGAGAACCCCGATATCCTCGCCTGGATCAGCCGGGCCCAGGCGCGTCCGCGGCTGGTCGTGGGTTTCGCGGCGGAAACGGATGACGTGGTCGCGAATGCCACCGCCAAGCGCCGCCGCAAGGGCTGCGACTGGATCGTGGCGAATGACGTGAGCCCCGCGACCGGGGTGATGGGCGGGACCGAGAACAGCGTGATCCTCGTCACCGAGACGAACACCGAGCATTGGCCGCAACTGCCCAAGGAGGAGGTCGGCCGCCGTCTGGCCGCCCGCATCGCCGACCGGCTGGGCAGCGGCGCGGGCAGCGAATGAGCCGCGTTTATCTGGACTGGAACGCCACCGCGCCGCTGCGGCCCGACGCGCGGGCGGCAATGGCCGGGGCCTTCGACATCATCGGTAACCCGTCGAGCGTCCATGCCGAGGGGCGGGCCGCCAAGATGCTGCTGGAACGGTCGCGCGAGGAACTGGCCGAGACGCTGGGCGCGTCCCGCGCCGATATCGTCTTCACCTCGGGCTCGACCGAGGCCGCCGCGCTGGCGCTGGAAGGGCAGGGGCTTGCCTGCGCAGGCGTCGAGCATGACTGTGTGCGGGCATGGGGCGAGGAGGAGCTGGCGGTTGACGCAAGTGGCCGCGTGACCGTGCACGATCCGGCCCGCACGACGCTGCAGTTAGCCAACAGTGAGACGGGGGTGATCCAGGACCTGCCGCAGGGGCTCGCGGTCAGCGACCTGACGCAGGGCTTTGGGAAGATCCCGATGGCCTTCGACTGGCTGGGGGTGCGGGCGGGTTTCGTCACCGCCCACAAGCTGGGCGGTCCGCGCGGTATCGGCGCGCTGATCCTTGCCGAGGGCGAGGATCGGCCCGCGCGTCTGCGCGGTGGCGGGCAGGAAAGCGGACGCCGGGCAGGCACGGAAAACCTTGCCGCCATCGCCGGTTTTGCTGCCGCCGCGAAGGCCGCGCAGCGTGATCTTGCCGCCGGAATCCCCGAAAGACTTGCCGGGATGCGAGAACATCTGCGCGAGAGGTTGGAAGATGCCGAGGGAAACACTATGTTTCCGGGGCGCGTATCCCGATGCCTGCCGCAGACGCTGTCCATCCTCACGCCGGGGTGGAAGGGCGAGACGCAGGTGATGCAGATGGACCTGGCCGGCTTTGCCGTCTCTGCCGGGTCGGCCTGCAGTTCCGGCAAGGTCCGGTCCAGCGGGGTGCTGCGCGCGATGGGCGTGGCCGAGGCGGATGCGGCTTGCGCGTTGCGCGTCTCGTTCGGGGGAACGACGACGGTTGAGGAATTGGACCGCTTTGCCGAAGCGTGGCTTGCCGCCCGCGACCGATGGCGAAGCAAGCAGGGAAGAAGGTAACCGATGGCCGCTCTGGACATGCCCGAGATCGAAGTCCGCGAAGGCGTCGACCGTGAGACGGTCGAGACCGTCGCCAACATGGGGTCCTACAAATACGGGTGGGAAACCGAGATCGAGATGGAATACGCCCCCAAGGGCGTCAACGAAGACATCGTCCGGCTGATCAGCCAGAAGAACGACGAGCCCGAGTGGATGACCGAGTGGCGTCTGGCCGCCTTCCGCCGCTGGCAGGGCATGACCGAACCCCGCTGGGCGATGCTGAACTATCCCGACATCGACTATCAGGACCAGTATTACTACGCCCGCCCGAAAAGCATGGCGGTGAAACCGAAGTCGCTGGACGAGGTCGATCCCGCGTTGCTGGCAACTTATGAAAAGCTGGGCATCCCGCTGAGGGAACAGGCGATCCTGGCCGGGGTCGAAGGGGCTGATGCGACGCCCGCCGACGCGCGCCGGGTCGCGGTGGACGCCGTCTTCGATTCGGTCAGCGTGGGGACGACCTTCAAGGACGAGCTGGCGAAGGCCGGCGTGATCTTCTGCTCGATCAGCGAGGCGATCCGCGAGCATCCCGAACTGGTGAAGAAATACCTCGGCTCGGTCGTGCCGCCCTCGGACAACTATTTCGCGACGCTGAACTCGGCCGTCTTCTCGGATGGATCCTTCGTCTATATCCCGCCGGGCGTCCGCTGCCCGATGGAACTGTCCACCTATTTCCGCATCAACGCGGAAAACACCGGCCAGTTCGAGCGCACGCTGATCATCGCCGACAAGGGCAGCCACGTCAGCTACCTGGAAGGCTGCACCGCGCCCAAGCGCGACGTGGCCCAGTTGCACGCGGCGGTGGTGGAAATCGTCGTGCTGGAAGACGCCGAGGTGAAATACTCCACCGTCCAGAACTGGTATCCGGGCGACGAGGAAGGGAAGGGCGGCATCTACAACTTCGTCACCAAGCGCGCCGACTGCCGCGAGGCCCGCGCCAAGGTGATGTGGACGCAGGTGGAAACCGGGTCCGCGATCACCTGGAAATATCCCTCGTGCATCCTGCGCGGCGATGAATCGCAGGGCGAGTTCTACTCGATCGCCATCACCAACAACGCCCAGCAGGCCGACACAGGGACCAAGATGATCCACCTCGGCAAGAACACCCGCTCGCGGATCGTGTCCAAGGGGATCTCCGCCGGTCAGGCCCAGAACACCTATCGGGGTCTGGTGACGATGCACCCGCGCGCCACCAACAGCCGCAACTATACCCAGTGCGACAGCCTGCTGATCGGCGACCAGTGCGGGGCGCATACCGTGCCCTATATCGAGGTCAAGAACAGCTCCTCGCGCGTGGAACACGAGGCCACCACCTCCAAGGTGGACGAGGACCAGTTGTTCTACTGCCGCGCCCGCGGCATGGACGAGGAAGAAGCGGTAGCCCTGGTCGTCAACGGCTTCTGCCGCGACGTGCTGCAGGCCCTGCCGATGGAATTCGCGATGGAGGCGCAGAGCCTGGTCGCGATCTCGCTGGAAGGTTCGGTGGGGTGACGCAGGAAGTCGATGCGGATGATAAGCTGCACGCTACGCTGTTCACGGCCGTAAAGAATGAGGCACCGTTCCTTCTGGAATGGATTGCCTACCACAAGGTCATCGGCTTTGACAGGATTGCTATAGTCTCCAATCCTTCGAACGACATGACGAATGAGCTGTTGGACTGCCTCGCTGCTGCCGGCGAGATCATTCACACCGTGACTGCGGTTTCGGATGGCGTAGCTCCGCAGGCTGCCGCTGCCGAAATCGCAAATGCGGAAAATTATATCCGCTCCGGAGATTGGGCAATCTGGCTGGATGCGGACGAGTTCCTGAACATCCATATCGGCGACGGCACCGTCGCTGATCTGGTCAATCATCTCGGCCCACGCCAAGCGATCATCATTCCGTGGCGCATTTTTGGGGATGGAGGAAATGAAACCTTTCCCGGACGTTTCATTTCTGAAAGCTTCATGCTGGCGGCAAGCCAAGACTCGGAAGTCAATCTGAAGGTCAAGACATTCTTCAGAATGAGTGATGCTGTCGTTGGTTTGTCAGGTCACTCTGTTCATCGGCCGCTTCTGGCAGGATCTCTGCCTATCCAGAGTTTCGCCGGATGCGATGGACAGAGCCTGCCGGTGCATAACAGGGTTCACCGAAAGTGGGTCGAAGGTCTGAATCGATCACGGGCATCCAGAATTCCGGCAAATGAACTGAGCTATGAAGTTGCACAGATCAACCATTATTGCGTCAGAACCCCGGAATACTTCGCTATGAAGCGTATCAGAGGTCGCGGATGGGCGGCGTCGCAGACTGGGGAGGCCAACAAGCGGCACAATGCCGAGTTCTACCAGCAGATGAACCGGAATGACTGCGAGGATCAAAGCATCCTCAAGCACGAGGCTGCTGTCTCGGCGGAAATCGAGCGTCTCATGGCGATTTTCGGGGTCAGCGATGCACAGAACCAGGCTTTGCAGAGCGCCATTACTCAACTCCGTCAAGCAACTGCCAGTCACACCTTGCCAGAAGCTGTCAGCAGTGCCGTCCAGCTCTAGTCTGGCCCAACAAGAATAAAGGAGATGAACATGCTGGAAATCGAAAACCTTCACGTGCAGCTTGAGGAAGAGGGCAAGCCGATCCTCAAGGGCGTCACGCTGACCGTGCCTGCGGGCGAGGTTCATGCGATCATGGGCCCCAACGGCTCGGGCAAGTCCACGACCTCCTATGTGCTTGCGGGCCGCGAAGGCTATGAGGTCACGGGTGGCACTGCCACGCTGGACGGCAAGGACCTGCTGGAGATGGAGCCGGAAGAACGCGCCGCTGCCGGCCTGTTCCTGGCCTTCCAGTATCCGGTGGAAATCCCCGGCGTCGGCAACATGACCTTTCTGCGGACGGCGGTGAACGCCCAGCGCAAGGCGCGCGGCGAGGAGGAGCTGTCGGCGGGCGAGTTCCTCAAGCTGGTGCGCGAGAAAGCCAAGGCGCTGGACATCGACGCCGAGATGCTGAAGCGCCCGGTCAACGTGGGTTTTTCGGGCGGCGAGAAGAAGCGCAACGAGATCCTGCAGATGGCCATGCTGGAACCCCGCATGTGTATCCTGGACGAGACGGACTCGGGTCTCGACGTGGACGCGATGCGGCTGGTGGCGGATGGCGTGAACGCGCTGCGCTCGCCCGAGCGCA contains:
- a CDS encoding phosphopantothenate--cysteine ligase family flavoprotein, which translates into the protein MQGKRVLLIVGGGIAAFKIPELVRLLKGAGMGVATVLTEGGAQFVTPLTLSALSNEVCHTALWDLTREAEMGHIQLSRSADLVVVAPATADLMAKMAGGHADDLASTLLMATDKRVLIAPAMNVRMWEHPATQRNRVALDSDGVLFVGPDEGDMACGEWGEGRMAEPEAIFDAIRNALEDADAERPLRLTGVLRLPPEAVVVPGLTAGPLTGRHVVVTSGPTHEPIDPVRYIANRSSGAQGTAVAAGLRDLGARVTFVTGPASVPPPAGVQVVRVETAAEMRAAVEAALPADAAVMAAAVADWRVTSPSDRKIKKDGSGRPPALEMAENPDILAWISRAQARPRLVVGFAAETDDVVANATAKRRRKGCDWIVANDVSPATGVMGGTENSVILVTETNTEHWPQLPKEEVGRRLAARIADRLGSGAGSE
- a CDS encoding cysteine desulfurase family protein, which gives rise to MSRVYLDWNATAPLRPDARAAMAGAFDIIGNPSSVHAEGRAAKMLLERSREELAETLGASRADIVFTSGSTEAAALALEGQGLACAGVEHDCVRAWGEEELAVDASGRVTVHDPARTTLQLANSETGVIQDLPQGLAVSDLTQGFGKIPMAFDWLGVRAGFVTAHKLGGPRGIGALILAEGEDRPARLRGGGQESGRRAGTENLAAIAGFAAAAKAAQRDLAAGIPERLAGMREHLRERLEDAEGNTMFPGRVSRCLPQTLSILTPGWKGETQVMQMDLAGFAVSAGSACSSGKVRSSGVLRAMGVAEADAACALRVSFGGTTTVEELDRFAEAWLAARDRWRSKQGRR
- the sufB gene encoding Fe-S cluster assembly protein SufB, which codes for MAALDMPEIEVREGVDRETVETVANMGSYKYGWETEIEMEYAPKGVNEDIVRLISQKNDEPEWMTEWRLAAFRRWQGMTEPRWAMLNYPDIDYQDQYYYARPKSMAVKPKSLDEVDPALLATYEKLGIPLREQAILAGVEGADATPADARRVAVDAVFDSVSVGTTFKDELAKAGVIFCSISEAIREHPELVKKYLGSVVPPSDNYFATLNSAVFSDGSFVYIPPGVRCPMELSTYFRINAENTGQFERTLIIADKGSHVSYLEGCTAPKRDVAQLHAAVVEIVVLEDAEVKYSTVQNWYPGDEEGKGGIYNFVTKRADCREARAKVMWTQVETGSAITWKYPSCILRGDESQGEFYSIAITNNAQQADTGTKMIHLGKNTRSRIVSKGISAGQAQNTYRGLVTMHPRATNSRNYTQCDSLLIGDQCGAHTVPYIEVKNSSSRVEHEATTSKVDEDQLFYCRARGMDEEEAVALVVNGFCRDVLQALPMEFAMEAQSLVAISLEGSVG
- a CDS encoding glycosyltransferase family 2 protein, coding for MTQEVDADDKLHATLFTAVKNEAPFLLEWIAYHKVIGFDRIAIVSNPSNDMTNELLDCLAAAGEIIHTVTAVSDGVAPQAAAAEIANAENYIRSGDWAIWLDADEFLNIHIGDGTVADLVNHLGPRQAIIIPWRIFGDGGNETFPGRFISESFMLAASQDSEVNLKVKTFFRMSDAVVGLSGHSVHRPLLAGSLPIQSFAGCDGQSLPVHNRVHRKWVEGLNRSRASRIPANELSYEVAQINHYCVRTPEYFAMKRIRGRGWAASQTGEANKRHNAEFYQQMNRNDCEDQSILKHEAAVSAEIERLMAIFGVSDAQNQALQSAITQLRQATASHTLPEAVSSAVQL
- the sufC gene encoding Fe-S cluster assembly ATPase SufC, translating into MLEIENLHVQLEEEGKPILKGVTLTVPAGEVHAIMGPNGSGKSTTSYVLAGREGYEVTGGTATLDGKDLLEMEPEERAAAGLFLAFQYPVEIPGVGNMTFLRTAVNAQRKARGEEELSAGEFLKLVREKAKALDIDAEMLKRPVNVGFSGGEKKRNEILQMAMLEPRMCILDETDSGLDVDAMRLVADGVNALRSPERSFLVITHYQRLLDHIVPDVVHIMNDGRIVKSGGPELALEVERNGYGDILAEVADA